Proteins from one Desulfovibrio legallii genomic window:
- a CDS encoding glycosyltransferase family 2 protein has protein sequence MAAHAAPSPALAPEAPAVSVVMNCLNSSRHLREALDSLMAQTFTDFEVIFWDNASTDASPAIAQSYGPKVRYFRGETIVPLGAGRNLALAQARGRCLAFLDCDDLWRPEKLAAQMALFDANPRVGLVCTDTEIFDGRGMRRRLFAATAPQRGMAFAALMERQWISMSSAMIRATALTGLSPKGVAPGTGENGGWFDESLNVCEEADVFYRIAHDWELDHVDAPLTLWRVHGANTTFRKFGQFADETLYILDKHRRLYPGYDADYADLAALLTRRAAFQKAVDLWRQGRNAAARSVLRPWRSASRKHRLFWWASYLPGACFDLAARLYFALPAALRR, from the coding sequence ATGGCCGCTCACGCCGCGCCCAGCCCCGCCCTGGCCCCGGAGGCCCCGGCCGTTTCGGTCGTCATGAACTGTCTGAACAGCTCCCGCCATCTGCGGGAAGCTCTGGACAGCCTCATGGCCCAGACCTTTACGGATTTTGAGGTTATTTTCTGGGACAACGCCTCCACAGACGCAAGCCCCGCCATTGCCCAGAGCTACGGCCCCAAGGTGCGCTACTTCCGGGGCGAAACCATTGTGCCCCTGGGCGCGGGCCGCAACCTGGCCCTGGCCCAGGCCCGCGGCCGCTGCCTGGCCTTTCTGGACTGCGACGACCTCTGGCGGCCGGAAAAACTGGCGGCCCAGATGGCGCTCTTCGATGCCAACCCCCGCGTGGGCCTGGTCTGCACTGATACGGAAATCTTCGACGGCCGGGGCATGCGCCGCCGCCTTTTTGCCGCCACCGCGCCCCAGCGGGGCATGGCCTTTGCCGCCCTTATGGAGCGACAGTGGATTTCCATGTCCTCCGCCATGATCCGGGCCACGGCCCTCACGGGCCTTTCCCCCAAAGGCGTGGCCCCCGGCACGGGCGAAAACGGCGGCTGGTTTGACGAGAGCCTCAACGTCTGCGAAGAGGCCGACGTCTTCTACCGCATCGCCCACGACTGGGAACTGGACCATGTGGACGCCCCCTTGACCCTCTGGCGCGTGCACGGGGCCAACACCACCTTCCGCAAATTCGGCCAGTTCGCGGACGAAACCCTGTACATCCTGGACAAACACCGCCGCCTCTACCCCGGCTATGATGCGGACTACGCCGACCTGGCAGCCCTGCTGACCCGCCGCGCCGCCTTCCAGAAGGCCGTGGACCTCTGGCGGCAGGGCCGCAACGCCGCAGCCCGCAGCGTGCTGCGCCCCTGGCGCAGCGCCAGCCGCAAGCACCGCCTTTTCTGGTGGGCCAGCTACCTGCCAGGAGCCTGCTTTGACCTGGCCGCCCGCCTCTACTTCGCCCTGCCCGCCGCCCTGCGCCGCTGA